TTCAGAACCTACTAACGGGCCTCAGCACACTTTGGACCCCAAGACAACTGGGCTCCGAATGATGTTTAACTATCTTCAGAAATCCACCTTTTAAGGTCAATGACCTTAGTGGCCCCCATtaaggttatttttaaaaatatcaaccCAGTCAATGAAAAGACCCCAACGTACTTAGAGCTGCATATCTCTGAAATAACTATTTGGCCTCCCAAGGGGACATTGCTCCTTTGGACATAGAATCAAATTCAATAAAACTTTTGTTAAGTCCCCCAATGTGCAAATGCAGCACTCTAAATGACAGATACAAGATATGACTTAGGTCTGACTCTCAAGGAACATAAAATCCAATGGATACGGAAAGACCAGTACGCAAATAACTGTAAGAAGATAGATTTCATCAGATAAGTGCAAAGGAGAGAGATGTCGGCAGAATGCTATTATAGACCTGAGTGGGACCAGATCACTTTCACTGGGGggtaggaagggaagggaaagctTCACCCAGGAGATGGCATCTGCATTTGACCTTGAAACGTGGGAAGAACTTCACTTGATAGAGATAGGGGTAGGGGTTGTGAGTAGGGAGAGAGAATTCATTCTACACATAGAGGATTATTTTAAACAAAGCCATGAAGAGGAGAGTGGGCAGAATGGGAACACTAAATGGGAGCCAGGGACAGAGAAAGTCCAGGGGCTGGACTAGTAAACATGGAAGATAAAATTATTGTAGACATGAAGGGGGGAAGGCAGCTGGTGCAGTGATAGAATACTGAATTTGACTCAGAAAGATCCACATTCatattctgtctcagacactcactggctgtgtgatcctgtggaAGACATTTCACCTTGGTTAGTCTCAGGTAGTATCGACTTCCCAGGATTGTgatgagaatcaaaagagatgagcaggaaagggtgtgtgtgtgtgtgtgtgtgtgtgtgtgtgtgtgtgtgtgtgtgtgtgtgtttgtaagcctcaaagtgctttataaattctagctattattagtggtagtaatagtatgAAATGAGGTTGGGCAGGTGGGCTGAGGTCAGATTGTAGAGAGCCAGTCAGgaatttatcctttatttttaggCAGTGGGAAGTTCTTAAATGCTACTAAGTAGGAGAACAACTGGTCTCAGTATTTTAAGTCAAAATGCTTGCGCCTCAAATCAGTCTCTCCTCCCCACACTCCAGAGACTAGTCTAAGATAATAACCATTTGCATTTACAGAGTGGTTTATAATCAGCTTCCTCATATTAACTCTAGAAATTTGATAGtgaaagcaataatattcccaatttacaaataagaaaactgaaacataTGTGCATTgccttgcccatggtcatacaaaTAGTAAGTAAAGGTATTAACTGGGATTCATCCCCAAGTCTCTCCACATTTTATGTCCAACTGTCTTCCCGATTACACCATGCTACCATCCTCCCCACTCTGGTCCTCTGAAGGGAGCCCCCAAGACCTCTCCCACCCTGCTGTCAGCCTCACTCACCCCCCGTCTTCCGATCTGCTTTTTGCACCGTGTAGCCCAGTAACTCTGTGTTGCCAGTGTCCTCCGGGGGTGTCCACTCCAGGGCAGCATTGAAGCCCCACACGTCCAACAACTTGATGCTTTTTGGGGGGGCAGGTCTCTCTGAAAGGCCAGGTGGTACTTGGACCCACACCCTTTCCATGGCTGCTCATCCCTACCATGGCACCCATTTCCTTGGCTCACAAACCCAGAGACACAAAGATCACATCTCCCTGCTGCTTCCCCCATGATCAGTCTGACCCCTCCCTGGACCGGGGATGCTGCAGTGCTCAAGTAGTGACTTTTGTTTATCCATACCGATCACCAAGATGTCAATCTCAGCTTTGGCTTCCAGGTCATCGAGTCGAACGCTGAGCTCATAGTGTCCTGAATCATTTCTCTGAGCTGAGCGGATGAAGAGGATGGAATCCTGCTCCCCATTCCGCACATTCACATGTTGGGTGTCCAGGGCATGGCCATTATGCGTCCAGGTGACCTGAGGCTTGGTTTACCCTGGGTGGggtagaggaaagggaaaagaagcagaaatgagcacgatgatgatgatggttaTTTCTATTCCTATTTCTACTTCTTAAGGTTGATAAATCACATTTTTCCTAGTGATCCCACGAAACCTGTAACCATTTTTGCTCCTCATTTTCCTGGTGAGGAAGCAATGTCTGTGATCATGCACACATTTAATGAGCCCTGGAGGCTCCCTCTTGTGCTTTCAGCAATCCTCAAGAGAGATAGCTAGTCAGAGGACAATAGGTTTGAATATTGAGTCTTCCTGGTCAGCAAATGAGCAAGAGTGGTAGGGCTAGAAAGAAGAGGACTGTGGCCCACCATCTGGCTTTAGGAGGTTCTACTGAAGGAAAGGAGTCCCTCTCTCTGGGGACAAGGATCNNNNNNNNNNNNNNNNNNNNNNNNNNNNNNNNNNNNNNNNNNNNNNNNNNNNNNNNNNNNNNNNNNNNNNNNNNNNNNNNNNNNNNNNNNNNNNNNNNNNNNNNNNNNNNNNNNNNNNNNNNNNNNNNNNNNNNNNNNNNNNNNNNNNNNTTTTATCAGGATAAGATTCTATTCTCCTGAGcaatttaaagcactttttctgGACTCTCTGAAACCCAGTCCAGCCTATCCCTAAAAGATTTTGGTTTGGCTCCCAGCTCTGGATCCCACTTCTTTGTGAATGGGTCATTTCACTTCATTAGGCAGGATGTCACAGTGggtcttggagccaggaagaaacgagttcaaatttggccttagctGCAtgtctctgggcaaatcacttaatttttctgtgtctcagtttccttatttgtaaaattcagCTATTGAAGAGaatgatctcttccatttctatatCCTATCATCTTGAACCTCAGattcttgatctataaaatgagatttggCTGAATggccttccaactttaaattccAGTAGCCCAAGCCCCCCCTTTTTTGCCATGGAGACCCCTTTCTTTTCTTAGAGGGCTCATTTATAGCTCTGTGGCTTTGCCCTGGATTGTCTCAAAGACTTGATGGAATTCCAACTCTCCTGCTCATTATTATAGGTCAGGAAGAGAGAAATGACCAGTATagcaagggaaagaaagaaggaaaagacatgGATCCCAGGACACCTGCCTCTTCATGTCATTCTCCACCCTAGGGCTACAAATGATCCCTAGGGAGCATATCAGACCAAGTGACTCATTGCCATTAAGATACTGAAACATGATCAGCCCTTCCAAGGCAGTAACTAATAGGAATGAGGCTAATGCACCCTGCAAATAGAAATATTAGTAACAGGGACAGAGTGGTTGAGTTCCAGGGTCCTCAGcctgcctctttctttctccagatctgttCTTCTAGAATCCTAAGATTTAAAAAGTAGAAGTTTGCAGAGAAGTAAACTTATTCAGCaccctcatttacagatgaagaaactaaggcccaatTAGCTGGACTGATTTGGCCAAGCTCATACTAGTAATGAGGAATATCCATCTAACTCTGAATCCAGCGCTCTTACCTATACTTCCTTGTCCCCTTCTCCTTAATTCTGCTCCCCCATTATGGATCTCATGGCCAGACTACATCCTGATTTGGAAACCCTCTTAGCACCTTCTCCAAATAGttctctccactccaatccatcctcctctTAGACACTAAAGAGATTTCCtaaaagcacaggtctgaccatgtcactctacCTCCTCAACaatctccagtggctccctgCTGCCTTCTCTGCTCTGGCactcaaaacccttcataacctgCTCCCCTCCTACCTTtgcagtcttcttatactttactccccaACGATCTTCCATCCAGTGCAAGGCTGCTCTGGGTATTTTCTCTGACTGTGCCCCAGGCCTACAatattctcctttctcatcttcacctcagtttcctttaagtccaactaaaatcccatctcccCTAGGAAGATTTTCCCAACCTCTCCTAATTCTGGTGCCTTCTCTCTATTAGGATTTCCcattttatattgtctgtagCTTGTACTTATCTGCTTGCTTATTGTCTCTGCCATTTGTTTGtgagactatcttttgcctctctgTATCCCCTACACTTAGCAGGATGCCTGccacagagtaagtgcttaataaactctTATTGACAGGTTGGCTGACTGAATTTCAGCCTTTTAGAAGAAAATGGAACAGATTGATGAGCCTTGGGTGGGCAAGAGGCCTGTTTCTAGGCAGTAACAGAGACTGAGATTAGGTTGCCAGAGGCCTGTATTTTGAGGAGATCCTGAGGCTAGCATTTAGGAAGCAGatgatattctggaaagaatCATAAATCTGAAATCAGAGATATAGGTTCACACTTCTGCTGCTTACGCCCTGTATGacctcaggaaaataatttaatatctttGACCCCAAGTTCCCTCCTTGTAAAATAAAGTAGCTTGataaaatgacctctaaggttgtTTCTGGTTCTAATTCTAATGATCTCTATTTTCCTTCCCTGAAGGACATTTGTTTTAGCATCCTGTCCCTCAGACAGGGCAAGGGTCCAGATTGAGAGGACCTTTGCTGCTTAAAGGATCTGAGGAGACATGGCTGGCCAGGGTCTCTCTTCCCCTCTCGAGGCCTTATGGTCCCCGTGCCTCACACATAGCTCTAGGAGGAGTGGCTGGGAGATGAAGGTGAGAGAATGGCACTTTACCAATTAATTCCTTGATGTGGACAGGTTGGTCCAAGACAGCAGCAGGGCCAACACCCAGTGGGCTCACAGCAGATACTCGAAAAAAGAGCTTGTTTCCGATAGCCAGGTTTCGCAGGGTATGCTGGGTGACCATCATGGGCTGTGCATTCACAGGTACCCATTCTGAGGCTGGGGAACAATGGGAAATGTCAAGTGAGAACCTTGAGTCCCAGAAGCTGATCACTTCGCTGTATGATTTTGGGAGAAGTCCTTCTTTCCTGAGCCTCAATtactcccctttctccttcccattgCCCAAGATATCCTGTATCTCAAGTCCTTTCCAGCCCCACCCCCCCCCTCCTTTCTGGGATCTTAATCAGGGACAGGGCTGCTGGAAACCAGAGGGGGCATGAAATCTGTGCAAAGTTACCCAGCAGGAAAAACCTCATTAATTCTATGGGAAAGAAGGGGCGGATGTCAAAAAGCACAGCTAGAATCATTCCCTTTACTTTCATTTTAGATACTTAAGAGAATCTTGGAGGGGTTGGGGAGATGGGAAACCTTTTCCATCGTCATCTCATTGATTTCTCTGCCTTTAATCTAATTCATCAGACTTTTATTCAGCTTTTAATATATGCCAGGTGCTATGATAAGTACTAAAAATTACTGGATGACAAATAGCACAGGCCCTGCATCAAGGAACTTATAAATCTATTCTGGGTACTGAGCACTATCAGATAAATAGGTGGAATAGGGAGAGGTAATAGGGGACATCTAAAGAAGGTCCTCCCCCAGTCTGGACGTCCTTCAGAAATAGAGATCTTCTTGATTTCCCTTGGCTTTCCCTGATGGAACTAAGCCAGATATAACCTGAAATCTTTTGCTAGCCGAAGGGTTTGATAATCTTGTGCTTTAGTCACCCTCCTCTGTCTCCTGGTTCTTGGCTACTCACCTCCCTCTAGACGATATTCCAGCACGTAACCCTTTATCCCCAGCCGTCCCAGGCTTTCTGGAGGTTCCCAGCTCACAGTCACTGAGCTGTCACTCACATCCTCCACAGTCAGCAGCAATGGGCAGCTGGGGAGATCTGTAGGGAGAAGTCCTAGGATTAGTGGGGTCAGTGCCCGACTGCCCCTCCCTTCCTTTACCGTAATAATGATGATGCTGATGATAATTTTGGTTTTTGCACaagacttgtgattttatcagtgtagaGGAGAATCTTCCCCTATTAATGCAGATGGACACTGGCTCTGGAACTTAGAGActtgaaaataatgataataatatcatttatatagtattttaaggtttgcaacaaccctgggaaaCAGATCCTatcatgatcccattttacagatgaggaaactgaggcagactaccattaaatgacttgtccaggatcatatagtaaCATTTAAACTCAAGGTTTAGTATTtttaagtccagcactctatcttcCTCACACCTAACTGCTTAGGGAGTTGCTTGGATGACTTAAATGTTAAGTTATGTtgattatgtgatttgcccagggtcacaaaaccagGACATTTCATGCTGATTACAGTGGAAGAGGACATTACAAATACTACTTCACAACAAATTCACAACAAAACTGTGAGGTACAGAGAATAGAAATGATTATGCCCAATttataagggagaaaaatgaaggtAGTTAAAGTTTTGTCCCACACATTGAAGGTAGGATTTAACCCCGGTTTTCTTCTCAGTCCAAATccagtgaggtttttttttttttttttttttactactgcATCCCAATGACCATTATAACTCACATTTGGATGCTATTACAAAGTGTTTTCCCTCTTAGTATTTCCGCCTCCCACCTCCACCAGTCACTGTTCTCACTCCCTTCTCACTTCACCTTCACTTGCAGGTGGGGGCTTGGAGACTTCAGGGGGTACTGGGCTAGGCTTTTCTGAAGCTGGTTCTCTGAGTTCTGTGGCTTTCTCTTCCACGGGTTCTGGAACTGCTTCTGCTCCACTTGGCTCCGGGGTGGGCTCCTTGGAGGGTTCTGAAGCCTGTTCCTCTGGCTTGCAGGCTGGGGTCTCAGCCTCTGCTTCTCCAGGCATCCTTGGGTGGGTATGGGCTCTGAGCTGGGGCTGAGCTACGCAGGTAGGTGGTGGAGGTCTCCAGGGCTCCTGGGTGACACGATGCCGAAGTGAGGGCTTATATAGTCAGTAGCCACCCCGCCTCCCAACCAAACTATTCCCAGCTGTGGGGTCAGGTCAAGCTCGGGGAAtgaagggggggggagaaagtaGGGAGAAGGCCAAGGCAGTTGTAGCCAGGAATAGCTCCAGGGGGAGGGGCCCTGATAGCCCCCTGAGGAGTTAGCTCCTCTGTCACCCCTGGGAAGCTCAGAAGATCTTTTAGCACCCTCGTGCTCCAGCTCGGGGGGGATACCCAGAAGGTAAGGAGGGCACCTGTTGAGGCAGAGGGGGTCAAGGGacaggaagagagggggaaactTTCACCTGGAAAATGACTAGATCAGATTTCAATTGGTCATTTTCCATATGCTCCCTGGGGACTGCACTAACTGACCAGTCAGGTGCCCAAATGTTCTGATAATGTATGACTAACTTTTCCTCCATGGAATATTTCCCTTTAGCATCCCACCCCAAAGCCTGACTTCTTGGCTACGGTCTTCCTGGCTCTCTCATTTTGCATTTACGATCCCTGATTTACCTTCCCTCTCTCACCCCCTGAGAAAACCTTTGTTTGTGTTGGGCCAAGTGAAGCTACAGGGTGAGGGCTATggcgagggagggagggacttGCGGATACCTAAGGTAGGAGAGAGATCATCTGACAGAAAGCCTTTAATCAATCAAGCCAAATGGCAATTGACCCTCAAAGGGTCTAGGATTCCATGTTTTTGTTGAGTTGAAGTGGCAAGATATTTGGTTTCTCCAGATtaattttctgtgcctcagtttccccatattcAACAGAAGAGGTATTCAGTTATGAAGTCATCAACAACTGCTAGTTCTGTGGGACAGGGAATGGGCTAAGGATGGGAGGTGGAACTTAGAGACATTCTGAGTGAGGATTACCACCTCTTGAATGTCTAAATCACCTTGGGTTTCAAGTGCCACTCTTATTCGGGTAGGAGATGTAGCCAAATTCCCTTTTTATCctatgcttctctctctctctctctctctctctctctctctctctctctctctctctctctctctctctctctctcttttttcaaagGGTGAGTTCTGGAGGACATTTGGTCTGGGAGAATGGTCTCTCATATGTCTACCCAAGAACcttgcagtgtgtgtgtgtgtgtgtgtgtgtgtgtgtgtgtatgtgtgtgtaagagtgGAGGGGAAggtggaaaaagagaggaaattgtGTCTGAGACTTACATAATATTTTGGACAGTGGTGGTGAATATTTGGTAGTGTTAGGGTACCTGGGTCTCTTCCTTCCCCATTAATGCTTGCCCTCTCTGCCAGGTGACTCATTATCCTGCAGGACAGGGGGTGGACCTTGGAGACCCAATCCTTGACCTTGGATTCTGACTCTGTGGCTATAAGTGACTGTGAGTAAGCCCACAGCACCCTGAGTCAGCCCCTGGAGAGCATAGTATCAAGCTGGagatggggggtggggaaggaggagaaaacaaTCTATGATTCCTGGGGCATCAGTAATCCCTGGAATAAAGGGTAAAGTCCCAAAATCAGAGCTTTTTTTCTAGTTATCCTAGATTCACAGACAAGTTTTTATATGCTTTGCCCTTAGGCAAGAATTCTGCCCTTGAGATCAGATATTCCAACTGGCTTCAGATTTCTAAACAGTTAATGGGTATCTCCTTCCCTGCACCTGGAACTAGCTTTGCAAATAATTAAGTCAACTTGACCATTTGTCCCCATGGAGAGAAGTTATCCTAAAACAGCAGATGATTCCGGAATCATTTCCCTTTGGTTTTAGATACTATTTACACTTATATTTGAAGATAATTGTGTGAGAGATATCCCTTGCATCAGAAGAAATGGGTCAGCTCCTCATCCTGTATCCTGGGACTATATTCACTAATTCTGAGAATAGATAGTATTACCTCTTAACTAGCCTGAATATATTTAGATCAGAGCTgccttcaaatatataaaagacaaTTATATGAAAGAAGGATTAGATATGGGATATTATACATATAACATGTATAAAAACAACAGCTAATacttatatagtgtttactacgtgccagatactttgctaagtgctttacaattattttcttatttcatcctcacagcaaccctgaaaggtgctattattattatacctcttttgcagatgaggaaaccgaggcagacagaataagtaatttgttcagggtaacacagctaccccgagattacatttgaactcagttcttcctgattccagacacAATCTCTGTCCACTATGCTTCCTAGCTCTATTAACATTTGAGTGGGATCAGGAAAGGAAGAATAGCAAGGAAGCCTGTTTGTCTAGAACACAGGTTGGCAAGGGGAAGCAAATGTGAATTACATTTGGAAAGAGCTTGGAGACTAATTATGGAGAATTTGAAATGCCAaaggagtttctattttattcttaagTATCTCAAGTAGTAGCAATACAATCCAAAATAATTCCCATAGACTCagcatggaaaatgccatccacatctagagaaagaactatggagtctgaatacagattgaagtatatattttcatcttttttgtttgtttttttctttctcatggtttttccccttttgttctgatttttctttcacaacatgacaaatatggaaatatgtttagatgaTTGTACATGCATGACAtacattagattgcttgctgttttagagagagagaagagaaggaaaggagaaaaaaaaaattggaatccaAAATTTTACAAacatgaatgctgaaaactatctttacatgtaattggaaaaataaaatactattaaggaataaataaataaatatgttagcAGGAAGGTGACACATTCAGCTCCTAGCTTGAGGAATATCTATTGGTCAGCAGCTTGCAGGATGCATTAAAAGAGGAGGCAGGTACTCTGATAGACAATATTTTAGGTGAGAGGCAATGAGTTCGAGACCTTGGGTGCTACATGAGTGAAAATGTGGTGCTGAAGTGAAAGATGAAATATATAAGACTTATATTGTTAAATATGAGAGTTAAGGATGACATTGTGACTGGAAGGAGGATGGTGTCTTTAATAGAAACAGGGGAATttggagtaagagaaacttgagaatggggatccatgaacttggtgagaaaaaaattacattttttttcattaatttctacatgaaaattaacattttcttcattataaatttttaaaatcccaatcattctgagaaggggtccatagactTCATCAGACTTTCAAAGATGTTCATGacatacaaaaaatattaagagcCTGTAGTTTAGCAGGAAAGATGAGAAGTTCTGTTTTAAGCATATTGACTTTGAGATGTTTTAGGGCCATCAactagcaagcatttattattagtGCTAATtaccatttatataacaccttaattttataaagtgctttacaaatattatctcatttaaaggTCTCATAAAGAGctgaatcaaatttgtaaaaatacaagtcattccctaattgataaatggtcaaaggatatgaattttcagatgaagaaattaaagccatctaaaattacatgaaaaaaaatgctctaaatcattactgattagaaaaaatgcaaattaaaacaactctgaggtactgcctcacatctctcagattggtatcaggaaaagacaatggtaaatgttgaaggggatgtagaaaaaccgagacactgatacattgttggtgaagttgtgaaacaATCTAATCTttctggggaacaatttggaactatgcccaaagagctataaaattgtgcataccctctgacctGGAAGTTCTATTACTGTGTCTGTGTCccagagaaatcataaaagaggggaaaaggacctacatgtgcaaaaatgtgtgtagcaactctttttgtggtagcaaagaattggaaaatgaatagatgaagaaattgagatagacAAAGCTTAAActacttgcctggggtcacatagctaatataagtctgaggctagatttgaattcaggtcttctgaacTCCAGGTCCACTATTTTATCCACTTGGACACTTAGTTTGTACTTAGGTATCTGAAATTGGGCTAGATGTcaagtgatacaaagataaaatagtcaGTGCCCTCAAAAAGTTACATTTTCTTGAGGGAACCATGTAACTActttctaaatatatacataaacaggTATTGGGTAAGGGGAGGTCCTAGAAGTTAGCTGGGTCTTTGTTGGCCATTgactcagagctggaagaaattttagagaaGGCTGGAATAGAAGATTAGACTCTAGGGAACTACTTCTGTCACTGAAAGCAGGAGGAACCAAGGATTTGGGGAAGGAATGAGATTTGATATAGTGGAGAGAGAACaggcctaaattcaaatttcaCCCTGGTCAGTTATTTTCTACGTGAATCTGATTGTCACTTAATCCCTGTTATAAATGGTAACAGATTattgaaacaatatttgtaatgTATCATTGAGATAATCAATGACAACAGATAAGATGAAATCATATTCGCTTGACAGTGCCTGGTATAcaataggcactatataaatgcttgttcctttcccttccttctgtctgcctcaatttcttcaactgtgaaatgaggataatgaaaTGAGGATAATTTCCCAGAACTAtagtgagactcaaatgagataatatttgtaaaataccaaATATAATGCCCGGCACACAGTTAACACTCAATTAATGCTTGTATCCTTTCCATCTACCTACTTTAGAGATGAGTAAACTGACATATAGAGATTTACTTGGCCAAGATGATTCAAGTGGCAAAATGACAAAAGTTAGgaatgaactcaggtcttctgccTACCACAACACCTAAGAAAAggtctcaaaaagaaaataacccgTGCACCAACCTTTGAAGGACTCTAGAGATTCTAAGAAgtggaggtgaggagagagaggggacagCCTGGCTAAAGacatggagatgggaaatgggaTGTTTCCATCCAGAAAACAGGAAGCAGGCCAAGTCAGTTAGAATGTAGTGTGTGAGGGggaataatgtttaataaatctgGAATGGTAAGGAGGAGCTAGGCTCTGAAGGGGTTTGAATGCCGAACAGAAGACTATGTGTTTTATCCTAGGGACAACAGGGAACCACTGAAGCTTCTTGCTTCattctttaacattttatctcCAGTGCCAACACAGTGCACTTAAAATACTTTTGATTAATTGACTGAGCAAGGAAGTGACAGAGTCAGCTTGGTGTTTTATAACATCACACTAGCAGTGGATACATATCACACTATGTGGAATTAGGTTGGGGAAGGGACAAACTAAAGGTTTTTGtccagttgttgttcagtcatgtctttctcttcatgaccccatttgtagtGTTTtgggcagagatattggagtagcttgtcattttcttcatcagttcatttgacaaatgaggaaactgaggcaaacagggtcacacagctagcaagtgtctgaagccagatttggattcaggaaaatgagtctttcagGCTCCAGGCCTACTGtgccatccactgtgccacctagcacaTAAAGACAGGAAGCCCAATTAGGAGACTTTTGCAatattcctccttctcttcttcttctccttcctctcctcctcctcctccactactcctacttctttatcttctatttctttttcttctgtttctttttctgtctctgtctgtctgtctctctttttcttttccccttccttttttccttctatactaATGGAGAACCAATCAAGTCTACACTCCTTCCTCCCATGTCCCTACCTCTTTACTCTAATCCAGGGATTGTTCCAGAACTCCCACAGGGGATACCAAAGACTAGATCTGGTCTGACCCAAGTTAGACTATAAAAGAACTCATAAAAGATCCAGAAAGAGCTACATTCCCTACAATATTTCCTTAGCTTCTAATTTCAAATCTCACTTGTTAGGGGCTGTGGCTGGtggttttatttctttagtttaaGGTTTTAACCTCTTTCTAATCTTTAACAACAGAGGGGCAAGTAAAAAAAGAACCAGGAACTGTAAATGATACAGCCTGTGAGAGAGAGAGTTAACTAGAGAGGAGAGATCTTGTGGCTATTGGCTTTGTGGGGGCAGGACAGGAGAAGTCAGGAGGAATGATTTATCAGGGAGAATTTAATGAATGTGTGGGGTGTGAGGGgaggcatagaaaataaaatttgtccCTTCACAATTTTGTCCTCCCCAAAAAGTCTTTTGAGACCCTAGGGCATTTCAAGGAGAGCAGGAGGATGGACATGAATAGTCTACAGCCTGGAAGAATCCTTACAACTATGGAAACTCTGGAACCAGATTTGGGCAAAAGAGAAATGGGGCCCTGGAGAATGGAGGGGAACAGAGACTACAGGGGTAGGATGTAGAAAGGATTATGGAACCTAGGAAAATCAGAGAGATGTGGTTTCCTCTATACTCCATGTTGGAGCCCTGGAATAATTGGAATcatagaacctgagttcaaatctcaactccTACTACTTGTGtcaacttgggcaagtcacctaaatgCTGGAACTTGGGATTCCTCatataaaatgaggtaattggATTAGGCTCAGAATCA
The Sminthopsis crassicaudata isolate SCR6 chromosome 4, ASM4859323v1, whole genome shotgun sequence genome window above contains:
- the MYBPH gene encoding LOW QUALITY PROTEIN: myosin-binding protein H (The sequence of the model RefSeq protein was modified relative to this genomic sequence to represent the inferred CDS: substituted 1 base at 1 genomic stop codon) encodes the protein MPGEAEAETPACKPEEQASEPSKEPTPEPSGAEAVPEPVEEKATELREPASEKPSPVPPEVSKPPPASEDLPSCPLLLTVEDVSDSSVTVSWEPPESLGRLGIKGYVLEYRLEGASEWVPVNAQPMMVTQHTLRNLAIGNKLFFRVSAVSPLGVGPAAVLDQPVHIKELIEIIRIRTRNNLREITIIIIVLISASFPFPLPHPGXTKPQVTWTHNGHALDTQHVNVRNGEQDSILFIRSAQRNDSGHYELSVRLDDLEAKAEIDILVIERPAPPKSIKLLDVWGFNAALEWTPPEDTGNTELLGYTVQKADRKTGVFSFHSHLPSSDTVSKKEGVQERDFSEAPKFTHPLADHTTTPGYSTQLFCSVRATPKPKIIWMKNKMDIQGNPKYRALSEQGICSLEIRKPSPFDAGVYTCKAINALGEASVDCRLDVKASATH